One Cyanobacteria bacterium GSL.Bin1 DNA segment encodes these proteins:
- a CDS encoding PIN domain-containing protein has product MRQVGIVDTGFLVAFLNSTEQYHSWVKKQLNNIPSPLITCEPVITETCFLLSTINKGEEIVFKLLSQEKIKISFRLDQELESVRQLMEKYCSVPMSLADACLVRMSEIYSNSVVFTLDSDFRIYRKNKKQMINLIIPDDV; this is encoded by the coding sequence ATGAGACAAGTAGGGATTGTTGATACAGGTTTTTTAGTTGCTTTTCTCAATTCTACTGAACAATATCACTCATGGGTAAAAAAACAATTGAACAATATTCCCTCACCTCTAATCACTTGCGAACCAGTGATTACTGAAACTTGCTTTTTATTAAGTACAATTAATAAAGGGGAAGAGATAGTTTTTAAGCTACTGAGTCAAGAAAAAATCAAGATTTCTTTTCGCTTAGATCAAGAATTGGAGTCTGTGAGACAACTTATGGAAAAGTATTGTTCTGTCCCTATGTCTTTAGCTGATGCTTGCTTAGTCAGAATGAGTGAAATTTATTCTAATAGTGTCGTCTTCACTTTAGACAGTGACTTTAGGATTTATCGAAAAAATAAAAAGCAGATGATTAATCTTATAATTCCAGATGATGTTTAG
- a CDS encoding DUF4079 family protein, which translates to MDLPESVKVWSQFFHPAFMWVLLGVAVYALVSGIQSKKARTAEDKEKKKEFAPKRDKHHLVGSILLSLLVIGNLGGMAITYINNGKLFVGPHLLVGLGMLAIIATSAALVPLMKKENNIARNLHISLNLVLLGLFSWQALTGMQILFKIVGSLGGSDAA; encoded by the coding sequence ATGGATTTACCAGAATCAGTGAAAGTGTGGTCGCAATTTTTCCACCCTGCTTTTATGTGGGTTTTGTTAGGGGTTGCGGTTTACGCCCTAGTTTCCGGAATTCAAAGTAAAAAAGCACGGACTGCAGAAGACAAAGAAAAGAAAAAAGAATTTGCCCCGAAAAGAGACAAGCATCATCTTGTCGGTTCCATTTTGCTATCTCTGTTAGTCATCGGCAATCTCGGCGGAATGGCAATTACTTATATCAACAATGGTAAATTATTTGTCGGTCCTCACTTATTAGTGGGTTTAGGAATGCTTGCGATTATCGCGACTTCTGCTGCTTTAGTTCCTTTGATGAAAAAAGAAAACAATATTGCCCGTAATCTTCACATTAGTTTGAATCTAGTTTTACTGGGATTATTTAGTTGGCAAGCCTTAACAGGAATGCAAATTTTGTTCAAAATTGTTGGCAGTCTCGGGGGTAGTGACGCTGCTTAA
- a CDS encoding LmeA family phospholipid-binding protein yields the protein MLFSLATQNLGQQTLNRIAEFALSTQLDESESLSVDIQTDPSLLAQGKLSSLTIDGQGLVMQKDLRMQQMLIQLENIAVSPMKALTGNIELTETSQGQAHILLKDSDINRAFNSQTLRDQMQNLQMQVDQQWVTLDVLAVECHLFPQGAIGIDAKIRIQETGEIQQTYFTSIPQVRDGGRGVALDQVSYAEGKELSPQLTEALLTEARNILNLKNFEMDGIALEIKQLNVKKGELKLSAIAQITKFPKP from the coding sequence ATGCTCTTTTCATTAGCAACGCAAAACTTAGGACAACAAACCCTCAACCGAATCGCTGAATTTGCCCTCTCCACCCAGTTGGATGAATCAGAAAGCCTCAGTGTTGATATTCAAACCGATCCCAGTTTACTAGCGCAAGGGAAACTGTCCTCACTGACGATTGATGGTCAAGGCTTGGTGATGCAAAAGGACTTGCGGATGCAACAAATGCTGATTCAGCTGGAAAACATTGCAGTGAGTCCCATGAAAGCTTTAACCGGAAATATTGAGTTAACAGAAACCAGTCAGGGTCAAGCCCATATCCTTCTTAAGGATAGTGACATCAACCGGGCTTTTAATTCTCAAACCTTGCGCGATCAAATGCAAAACTTACAGATGCAAGTTGATCAGCAGTGGGTGACACTCGATGTTTTAGCGGTGGAGTGTCATCTTTTCCCGCAAGGTGCCATTGGCATTGATGCTAAAATTAGAATCCAAGAAACTGGGGAAATTCAACAGACTTATTTCACGAGCATCCCCCAGGTGAGAGATGGCGGTAGAGGTGTTGCTCTGGATCAGGTGAGTTACGCAGAAGGAAAAGAGTTATCGCCCCAGCTGACCGAAGCGTTATTAACAGAAGCGAGAAATATCCTGAATTTGAAGAATTTTGAAATGGATGGTATTGCTTTAGAAATTAAGCAGTTAAATGTGAAAAAAGGAGAATTAAAACTAAGCGCGATCGCGCAAATTACGAAATTTCCAAAACCGTAA
- a CDS encoding D-alanine--D-alanine ligase has translation MSLLRVLHLAGSSVSEFYYNLSMLYAKEVVQPANVKSYYAVVHPDGVWQLGSSLDDLSQKLSLQEMIARLPKVDVVVPHLFCFPGMTSFRGFFEDLLGLPVVGSPAQCTALASNKAHTRSVVEAMGVPVAKAQQVRSGDTVTMEPPFIVKANSEDNSLGLTLVKTKDQIAAALQTAFAYDDTLLIEDYIPGRELRVGVIERGNELYVPSMIEYLFPKDHTIRTTQDKYDLQADGTPGKQPDQPVAKPQCPAEVTPELFEKLADAARKAHIALGCRDYSLFDFRVHKETGEPYLLEAGLFWSFGEISMISRMLLADGEVLEDVVAEVWGKASQRSQARRLQESMI, from the coding sequence ATGTCTTTATTACGCGTTTTACACTTAGCTGGGTCAAGCGTTTCGGAATTTTATTACAACTTGTCCATGTTGTATGCAAAAGAAGTGGTGCAACCCGCCAATGTAAAAAGTTACTATGCAGTGGTGCATCCAGATGGCGTTTGGCAACTGGGATCATCTTTAGATGATTTATCTCAGAAGTTATCGTTGCAAGAAATGATCGCGCGACTCCCCAAGGTTGATGTCGTTGTTCCTCATTTATTTTGCTTTCCGGGGATGACCAGTTTTCGGGGATTTTTTGAAGACTTACTCGGTTTACCCGTGGTTGGTTCTCCCGCCCAGTGTACCGCATTAGCCAGCAATAAAGCCCACACCAGAAGCGTTGTAGAAGCAATGGGCGTTCCTGTTGCAAAAGCGCAACAAGTCCGTTCTGGAGATACAGTGACGATGGAACCCCCGTTTATTGTCAAAGCCAACTCCGAAGATAATTCCTTAGGCTTAACTTTAGTCAAAACCAAAGATCAAATTGCAGCAGCGTTACAGACAGCCTTTGCCTATGATGATACCCTACTCATCGAAGATTATATTCCTGGACGGGAACTGCGCGTGGGTGTGATTGAACGCGGGAATGAATTATATGTTCCCTCGATGATTGAATACTTATTTCCTAAAGATCACACCATTCGGACCACTCAGGATAAGTATGACCTACAAGCCGATGGAACACCTGGAAAACAACCAGACCAACCCGTCGCGAAACCCCAGTGTCCTGCCGAAGTTACGCCAGAATTATTTGAGAAACTCGCAGATGCAGCGAGGAAAGCCCATATTGCCCTAGGCTGTCGCGATTATTCCCTATTTGATTTTCGCGTTCATAAAGAAACCGGTGAACCTTATCTTTTAGAAGCGGGTCTGTTTTGGTCATTCGGGGAAATTAGCATGATTTCTCGGATGCTACTTGCAGATGGGGAAGTATTAGAAGATGTAGTGGCTGAAGTTTGGGGTAAGGCTTCTCAACGGTCTCAAGCGCGACGTTTGCAGGAGTCTATGATTTAG
- the gyrA gene encoding DNA gyrase subunit A has product MAPSQERIIPTELRNEMSQCYLEYAMSVIVGRALPDARDGLKPVHRRILYAMYELGLTADRPFRKCARVVGEVLGKYHPHGDTAVYDALVRMAQLFSMRDPLINGHGNFGSIDNDPPAAMRYTECRLQALSTDALLQDIESDTVDFIDNFDGSQQEPMVLPSRIPQLLLNGSSGIAVGMATNIPPHNLGELVDGAIALIQNPELTTTELMQYIPGPDFPTGGQILGRSGIKSAYSEGRGSITMRGVADIETLSQPGRQEKEAIIVTELPYQSNKAAIIEKIAELVNDKKIEGISDIRDESDRTGMRIVIELRRDAYPRVVLNNLYKQTPLQMNFGANMLALVEGEPQLLNLKKFLEVFVEFRVETITRRTTYLLQKAQERDHLLQGLLIALQDIEAVIRIIRGAADTPTAKASLIEHFGLSEVQTDAILQMQLRRLTALEAEKIEAEHQDLLAKISDYQDILARRERIEQIIQTELSQIKEKYATPRRTVIESAEGEIVDLDLIANEQAIILVTEQGYIKRMPVNTFGSQNRATRGKSATKMKDDDEIEHFISCCDHDHLLFFSDRGVVYALNAYQVPIGSRTARGTPLLQMLPISQEEKITTVLAVREFTEEDYLIMLTRQGNIKKTSLSAFSNIRTNGLIAISLADEDQLRWVRLAKESDSIIIGSRKGMAIHFRASHEQLRPLGRATRGVKAMKLKPDDELISMDILPAQVIAEMKEETSEEEETPQEFTQPETLWILAITKGGYGKRVPITQFRLQNRAGKGLSAMKFRKQDCLAALKVVHEGEELMLVTNRGIIIRQGSDAIPRQSRQATGVRVQRLDEDDAIAAVALVPPAEEEEEEGEAN; this is encoded by the coding sequence ATGGCCCCTTCCCAAGAGCGGATTATCCCGACCGAACTGCGAAACGAAATGTCTCAATGTTATCTGGAATACGCGATGAGCGTCATTGTCGGTCGGGCATTACCTGATGCGCGGGATGGTTTGAAACCTGTCCATCGACGCATTTTGTATGCAATGTATGAGTTGGGACTCACTGCGGATCGTCCCTTTCGTAAATGCGCCCGTGTGGTCGGGGAAGTTTTAGGGAAATATCACCCGCATGGAGATACAGCCGTTTATGATGCGTTAGTGCGCATGGCGCAACTCTTTTCCATGCGCGACCCGCTGATTAATGGACACGGGAACTTTGGCTCGATCGATAATGATCCCCCAGCAGCGATGCGTTACACCGAATGTCGCCTGCAAGCCCTCTCCACCGATGCGCTACTGCAAGATATTGAGTCCGATACCGTTGATTTTATTGATAACTTCGATGGGTCACAACAGGAACCGATGGTTCTTCCCTCGCGGATTCCACAGTTATTGCTGAATGGATCGTCGGGGATTGCGGTGGGGATGGCAACGAATATTCCTCCCCATAATTTAGGAGAATTAGTGGATGGCGCGATCGCGCTGATTCAAAATCCTGAACTGACCACAACGGAGTTAATGCAGTATATTCCGGGTCCTGATTTTCCCACCGGTGGACAAATTCTGGGACGCAGCGGCATTAAATCGGCTTATTCAGAGGGACGGGGTTCCATTACGATGCGGGGAGTAGCTGACATTGAAACCCTCTCGCAACCGGGACGACAAGAGAAAGAAGCAATTATCGTTACGGAACTGCCTTATCAAAGTAATAAAGCAGCCATTATCGAAAAAATTGCGGAACTGGTTAACGATAAAAAAATTGAAGGCATTTCCGATATTCGCGATGAAAGTGACCGCACGGGAATGCGGATTGTTATTGAACTGCGTCGCGATGCTTATCCACGAGTGGTTCTCAATAACCTGTACAAACAAACGCCCTTACAAATGAATTTTGGGGCGAATATGTTGGCGCTAGTAGAAGGAGAACCGCAACTTCTCAATTTGAAGAAGTTTCTGGAAGTCTTTGTTGAGTTTCGGGTCGAAACCATTACCCGTCGCACCACCTACCTGTTACAGAAAGCGCAAGAACGGGATCACCTCCTACAGGGTTTACTCATTGCCCTGCAAGATATTGAAGCTGTAATTCGCATCATTCGTGGCGCCGCCGATACCCCAACCGCAAAAGCAAGCTTAATTGAACACTTTGGACTTTCGGAAGTGCAAACCGATGCGATTCTGCAAATGCAGCTAAGACGGTTGACCGCCCTAGAAGCCGAAAAAATTGAAGCGGAACACCAAGATTTACTGGCAAAAATTAGTGACTACCAAGATATCCTGGCACGGCGGGAACGCATTGAACAAATTATCCAAACTGAACTCAGCCAAATTAAAGAAAAATATGCTACGCCTCGGCGCACTGTGATTGAAAGCGCAGAAGGGGAAATCGTTGATCTCGATTTAATTGCCAATGAACAGGCGATTATTCTGGTTACCGAACAGGGCTATATCAAACGGATGCCGGTTAATACCTTTGGCTCACAAAATCGGGCAACGCGAGGCAAGTCGGCGACCAAGATGAAAGATGATGATGAGATCGAGCACTTTATTAGTTGTTGCGATCATGATCATCTCTTGTTTTTCAGCGATCGCGGCGTGGTTTACGCCCTCAACGCCTATCAAGTACCGATTGGTTCTCGCACTGCCCGAGGCACTCCTCTACTGCAGATGTTACCCATCTCTCAAGAAGAAAAGATCACCACTGTCTTAGCCGTGCGGGAATTTACTGAAGAAGACTATTTGATTATGCTCACCCGCCAGGGGAATATTAAGAAAACGTCTCTTTCCGCATTTAGTAATATTCGCACCAATGGCTTAATCGCGATTTCCCTTGCGGATGAAGACCAACTGCGCTGGGTGCGCTTAGCGAAAGAAAGCGACAGCATTATTATCGGTTCTCGTAAAGGCATGGCGATTCATTTCCGTGCTAGCCACGAACAACTGCGACCTCTCGGACGGGCAACTCGTGGTGTGAAAGCGATGAAACTCAAGCCGGATGATGAGTTAATCAGCATGGACATTCTGCCGGCGCAAGTGATTGCGGAAATGAAAGAAGAAACCAGTGAGGAAGAGGAGACCCCCCAAGAGTTTACACAGCCCGAAACCCTGTGGATCTTAGCGATCACCAAAGGCGGCTATGGCAAACGGGTGCCCATTACGCAATTCCGCTTACAAAATCGCGCGGGTAAAGGCTTAAGTGCCATGAAGTTCCGCAAACAAGACTGTTTAGCAGCCCTCAAAGTCGTCCATGAAGGAGAAGAATTAATGCTAGTGACCAATCGCGGCATTATTATCCGTCAAGGAAGCGATGCCATTCCTCGGCAGTCTCGCCAAGCAACCGGGGTGCGGGTGCAACGGTTAGATGAAGACGACGCGATCGCTGCTGTCGCACTTGTTCCCCCTGCTGAAGAAGAGGAAGAGGAAGGAGAAGCGAATTGA
- a CDS encoding ATP-grasp enzyme, with product MLLFVQGRLNSALKTMGTLTLLLITFPINLITVLFSGLTQEKLRQAVTTNPKRILITGGKMTKSLQLARSFYQAGHTVFLVETHKYWLSGHRFSQAVSGFYTVPAPEKDPEGYRQGLLDLVKKEQINVFIPVCSPVSSYYDSTAKPLLSQVGCEVIHFDTDITAMLDNKYEFCKQAQALGLSAPKVFKFTSPQQVLDFDFATDGSRYIIKSINYDSVRRLDLTKLPFQGMESYIKILPISEENPWVMQEFIRGKEFCTHSTVRNGKIQVHCCSESSPFQVNYQQVSHPRIFAWVKHFVGELKLTGQISFDFIETPDGNIYPIECNPRTHSAITMFHDHRDLASAYLEDHNHSEPIAPLPNSKPTYWLYHELWRLTEVRSLADLKNWWQKIAQGTDAIFRKDDPLPFLFVHHWQIPLLLLSNLKRFPDWIRIDFNIGKIVKLGGD from the coding sequence ATGCTTCTATTTGTCCAAGGGCGGCTCAATTCCGCACTGAAAACGATGGGGACGTTAACTTTATTGTTAATCACCTTCCCCATCAATTTAATCACCGTCTTATTTTCAGGTTTAACTCAGGAGAAACTTAGGCAAGCCGTAACCACCAACCCTAAGCGTATCCTGATTACCGGTGGCAAAATGACAAAATCGCTACAATTAGCGCGATCGTTTTATCAAGCCGGACATACTGTTTTTCTCGTTGAAACTCACAAATATTGGCTATCTGGTCATCGTTTTTCCCAAGCCGTCAGCGGGTTTTACACCGTTCCCGCACCGGAAAAAGACCCAGAAGGCTATCGTCAAGGACTGCTGGATCTTGTTAAAAAAGAACAGATCAATGTTTTTATTCCCGTTTGCAGTCCTGTTTCCAGTTACTATGATTCCACTGCAAAACCGTTACTCTCACAAGTAGGTTGTGAAGTCATTCATTTCGATACAGACATCACCGCAATGCTGGACAATAAATATGAATTTTGCAAACAAGCGCAAGCCCTAGGACTATCTGCACCGAAAGTTTTTAAGTTTACTTCTCCCCAACAGGTTTTAGATTTTGACTTTGCAACCGATGGTAGTCGCTACATTATTAAAAGTATTAACTATGATTCCGTTCGCCGTTTAGATCTAACCAAACTTCCCTTTCAAGGAATGGAAAGCTATATTAAAATACTTCCCATTTCCGAGGAAAATCCTTGGGTCATGCAAGAGTTTATTCGGGGGAAAGAATTTTGTACTCATAGCACTGTTCGCAATGGCAAAATTCAAGTCCATTGTTGTTCTGAATCTTCTCCCTTTCAAGTCAATTATCAACAAGTAAGTCACCCAAGAATTTTCGCTTGGGTCAAACATTTTGTCGGGGAATTAAAGTTAACTGGTCAAATTTCTTTTGACTTTATCGAAACCCCAGATGGCAATATTTATCCCATTGAATGTAACCCTCGCACCCATTCTGCGATCACGATGTTTCATGACCATCGGGATCTCGCTTCCGCTTATTTAGAAGATCATAATCATTCTGAACCCATCGCCCCTTTACCCAACAGCAAACCGACTTACTGGTTATATCACGAACTGTGGCGACTAACTGAAGTCCGTTCATTGGCAGACTTAAAAAACTGGTGGCAAAAAATTGCTCAAGGAACCGATGCCATTTTCCGCAAAGATGACCCCTTACCCTTTTTATTTGTGCATCATTGGCAAATTCCCTTATTACTTTTAAGTAACTTAAAACGTTTCCCAGATTGGATTCGCATTGATTTCAACATCGGAAAAATTGTCAAATTAGGAGGAGATTAA
- a CDS encoding MFS transporter produces the protein MTSTQPSTEKLARSTRIAYGIGDFGPSMSLNVLIIFFFFFLTTAAGVPPNIAGTILLLSKGCNAIATLIVGPLSDQTHTRWGRRHTWMLASAPIMAISFALHWWIPPLTDWQLYGYYLIVAIFFQVSFACFLIPYSALLTDLSEDNQEHIRLNSWRFGFAMSASTFSLLLMQGLNGWSDQPQQQLPILGTVCAIATLFSIGWCSWQTEEEEQKATKRRVNLADLKKITQNRPFWFLLGIYSLSWMALLVAPTILPYFIVNNLRLPESAITSITLSMKIATFLAIFIWQPISAQLGKKATFWLGISIWVIGNCGLFYLQPEQAAWIYLIATLQGVGMAAAFLIPPSMVPEAIDWEELQTGQRREGVFNSIMLFANKMAQALGLFLFGQILAFAGFREALPPLEQPESALVTIAITVILLPTIPLLGSLLLIFLYPIDRETHQKTVFQLQQRRAMNN, from the coding sequence ATGACCTCAACACAGCCATCGACAGAAAAACTCGCCCGATCAACGCGCATTGCTTACGGAATTGGAGATTTCGGTCCTTCGATGTCCTTAAATGTGTTGATTATCTTCTTCTTTTTCTTCCTCACCACTGCTGCTGGCGTTCCCCCGAATATTGCGGGAACGATTTTGTTATTGAGTAAAGGGTGTAATGCCATTGCCACTTTAATTGTGGGTCCCTTGAGTGACCAAACCCACACTCGTTGGGGAAGACGTCATACCTGGATGCTTGCTAGTGCGCCAATTATGGCAATTAGCTTTGCGCTACATTGGTGGATTCCACCCCTCACGGATTGGCAACTTTACGGTTACTATCTGATCGTTGCCATTTTCTTTCAAGTCAGTTTTGCTTGCTTTCTCATCCCCTATAGTGCCCTCTTAACCGATCTCAGCGAAGACAACCAAGAACATATTCGTCTCAATAGTTGGCGGTTTGGCTTTGCGATGAGTGCCAGTACCTTCTCGCTATTACTGATGCAGGGGTTAAATGGCTGGAGTGATCAACCGCAACAGCAACTACCGATTTTAGGAACGGTTTGCGCGATCGCGACCTTATTTTCAATTGGGTGGTGTTCTTGGCAAACGGAAGAAGAAGAACAGAAAGCAACGAAACGCCGGGTGAACTTAGCAGACTTAAAAAAGATTACTCAGAATCGACCGTTTTGGTTCCTCTTAGGCATCTATTCCTTGTCTTGGATGGCACTTTTAGTTGCCCCGACGATTTTACCCTATTTTATTGTTAATAATTTACGCCTCCCGGAATCAGCAATTACGTCCATTACTCTCAGCATGAAAATCGCTACCTTCCTGGCTATTTTTATTTGGCAACCGATTAGCGCTCAACTGGGAAAAAAAGCAACGTTTTGGTTAGGAATTAGCATTTGGGTAATTGGCAACTGCGGACTCTTTTATTTACAACCTGAACAAGCAGCATGGATTTATTTGATTGCCACTTTACAAGGAGTTGGCATGGCAGCAGCCTTTCTCATTCCCCCTTCTATGGTCCCGGAAGCCATTGATTGGGAGGAATTACAAACGGGACAACGACGAGAAGGCGTGTTTAATAGTATTATGTTGTTTGCCAACAAAATGGCACAAGCGTTGGGCTTATTTTTATTTGGACAAATTTTAGCGTTTGCTGGTTTTCGAGAAGCACTCCCTCCCCTAGAACAACCAGAATCAGCGTTAGTTACGATTGCGATTACTGTCATTCTTTTGCCTACTATTCCCTTACTCGGTAGTTTACTGTTAATCTTTCTCTATCCGATTGACCGCGAAACTCATCAAAAGACAGTATTTCAATTGCAACAACGAAGAGCAATGAATAATTAA
- a CDS encoding DUF2281 domain-containing protein yields MTKIEQLNQEIQELPEEAQELLIDFIQILKRRYRDVSVNPEERTSFLEDAAEFAGCLEGGPGDLATNKQYLKELGKQ; encoded by the coding sequence ATGACTAAGATAGAACAATTGAACCAAGAAATCCAAGAACTCCCTGAAGAAGCCCAAGAGTTACTGATTGATTTTATCCAAATTCTAAAAAGACGTTACCGAGACGTATCAGTTAATCCAGAAGAAAGAACCTCATTTTTAGAAGATGCTGCTGAATTTGCTGGATGTTTGGAAGGAGGACCCGGAGATCTTGCCACTAATAAACAATATTTAAAAGAGTTGGGGAAACAATGA
- a CDS encoding SAM-dependent methyltransferase produces MTITNDKPSQKTARPVTPLGILVQQLEQIVEQGKQEGISSELQSAIESAFELGAGLDPYLERITTQQSDALANLDRKTREEDWSQCFSDGETVRQLEQEMLSGHIEGQTLKMFVHMTGAKRILEVGMFTGYSALAMAEALPENGRVVALEVDPYTAQLGRNCFHVSPHGQKIEIMVDSAINSLKKLAADGQSFQLAFIDADKTEYKDYYHLLLDEGLLEAGGYIFVDNTLLQGQAYLPPEKRSVNGDAIAQFNQMVADDSRVEQVLLPLRDGLTLIRKR; encoded by the coding sequence ATGACGATCACCAACGATAAACCGAGTCAAAAAACCGCAAGACCTGTCACTCCCTTGGGGATTTTGGTTCAGCAGTTAGAACAAATTGTGGAACAAGGAAAACAAGAAGGAATTTCTTCTGAGTTACAAAGCGCAATTGAAAGTGCATTTGAACTGGGTGCTGGACTCGACCCTTATCTAGAAAGAATCACGACCCAACAATCAGACGCCTTAGCCAATTTGGATCGCAAAACCCGTGAGGAAGATTGGAGTCAATGTTTTTCTGATGGGGAAACCGTCCGTCAATTAGAACAGGAAATGCTATCGGGTCATATTGAAGGACAAACCTTAAAGATGTTTGTTCACATGACTGGTGCGAAACGAATTTTAGAAGTGGGGATGTTTACCGGTTATTCCGCACTCGCGATGGCGGAAGCCCTTCCGGAAAACGGTCGTGTGGTTGCTTTAGAAGTTGACCCTTACACCGCACAACTGGGTCGCAACTGCTTTCATGTCTCGCCTCACGGTCAAAAAATCGAAATTATGGTCGATTCTGCGATTAACAGCCTGAAAAAGTTAGCTGCAGATGGTCAGTCGTTCCAACTGGCGTTTATTGATGCAGATAAGACCGAATATAAGGATTACTATCACCTGTTGCTAGATGAAGGGCTATTGGAAGCGGGTGGTTACATTTTTGTAGACAATACCTTGTTACAAGGACAGGCGTATCTTCCACCTGAAAAACGTAGTGTTAATGGTGACGCGATCGCGCAATTTAATCAAATGGTCGCTGATGATTCCCGTGTGGAACAAGTTTTACTTCCTCTCCGCGACGGCTTAACACTGATTAGAAAGCGATAA
- a CDS encoding DUF790 family protein: protein MLKSDHLIHRQNGESIIPKQLLIEENNSAVHLAEELIACFEKAVGSPQKELDRALADLEGDRTDYRIQRGLAHLLKNHFSTFEIVSPLEPQALRELVFTQAAHTTPTPHNRQITLELIADQLSEELNRTVMVSEITQGLYADLQENRILTQFETPAPETLLHRYNLAQVQGILYRATYIEINAHRNVPGQYKLLFRYLKLFQLMAYIEGDADHGFTITIDGPASVFKSSTRYGLALAKLLPALLHVSRWELKVILEMRDPYSKTIQKGRFSLDSHCGLVSHYAPGKPYDSLLEESFAKRWEKEKTEWKLEREVDLIPIPGSVMIPDFRLVHPHGEEFLLEIVGYWRPDYLRKKFSQVRKAQVDNLVLAISERLNLDKAGVNFQNVPAKLVWFKDKLSPKAVLAVLAED from the coding sequence ATGCTGAAAAGTGATCACTTAATTCATCGCCAAAATGGGGAAAGTATTATCCCCAAGCAACTGCTAATCGAAGAAAATAATAGTGCCGTTCATCTGGCAGAAGAACTAATTGCTTGCTTTGAAAAAGCAGTGGGAAGCCCGCAAAAAGAGCTCGATCGCGCCCTTGCTGATTTAGAAGGAGATCGCACCGATTATCGCATTCAGCGGGGGTTAGCCCACCTCCTCAAAAATCATTTCTCTACTTTTGAGATTGTAAGTCCTCTTGAACCACAAGCCCTACGAGAACTTGTTTTCACGCAAGCTGCCCACACAACGCCCACTCCCCATAATCGTCAAATCACCCTGGAATTAATCGCTGATCAACTCAGCGAGGAACTGAACCGCACGGTAATGGTTTCTGAAATTACGCAAGGACTCTACGCCGACTTACAAGAAAATCGCATCCTCACCCAGTTTGAAACACCTGCACCAGAAACTCTCCTGCACCGCTACAATCTTGCCCAAGTGCAGGGAATTCTCTATCGCGCAACTTATATCGAAATTAACGCCCATCGCAATGTTCCCGGACAATATAAACTCCTCTTCCGCTACTTGAAACTGTTTCAATTAATGGCCTATATCGAAGGGGATGCCGATCATGGCTTTACCATTACTATTGATGGACCCGCGAGTGTCTTTAAGTCGAGTACCCGTTATGGTTTAGCCTTAGCAAAACTTCTTCCCGCCTTGTTGCACGTCAGTCGGTGGGAATTGAAAGTGATTTTAGAAATGCGCGATCCTTATAGCAAAACCATTCAGAAAGGACGCTTTAGTCTTGATAGCCACTGCGGACTAGTCAGTCACTATGCGCCGGGAAAGCCTTACGATAGCCTACTAGAAGAGTCATTCGCAAAACGATGGGAGAAAGAAAAAACGGAGTGGAAATTAGAACGGGAAGTAGATCTCATCCCCATTCCCGGAAGTGTGATGATTCCCGACTTTCGTTTAGTTCATCCTCATGGGGAGGAGTTTCTCCTCGAAATCGTTGGCTATTGGCGACCCGACTATCTCCGGAAAAAATTTTCCCAGGTCCGAAAAGCGCAAGTGGACAACTTGGTTCTAGCCATCTCGGAAAGACTGAACTTAGACAAAGCTGGTGTAAATTTTCAGAATGTTCCGGCAAAACTGGTGTGGTTCAAGGATAAATTATCTCCTAAGGCAGTCTTAGCGGTTTTAGCCGAGGATTAA